In one Dunckerocampus dactyliophorus isolate RoL2022-P2 chromosome 9, RoL_Ddac_1.1, whole genome shotgun sequence genomic region, the following are encoded:
- the LOC129187882 gene encoding uncharacterized protein LOC129187882 — translation MGCCMRAASSPIEVIDLTSPPPVALVSPVQNPMQGFNVDFITPQNQAQGFAEGDRSTIDGGVWGQTSGFVENTLTPPVQNPLHFIVGFTSPNSSHGIAPLTPSTLDVTEGENDTEFEENTAESDVGQETGQEETSDAGVYNQERFHYFPDSESEYVDMQALNQRDIVSDSDGIETVDFNTSVLIVEQVFRRYMYDIACLNRRMIENIYNQLRQNVRRRHSVNSYSANARRATREQRTLPQRVHRRLQFED, via the exons ATGGGCTGTTGCAT GAGAGCTGCATCTTCACCAATTGAAG TGATCGATCTGACTTCACCGCCACCAGTGGCCCTAGTGTCACCGGTCCAAAACCCAATGCAGGGATTTAATGTGGACTTTATAACGCCTCAAAACCAGGCACAAG GATTTGCAGAGGGCGATCGCTCTACGATAGACGGGGGAGTTTGGGGACAGACTTCGGGATTCGTGGAAAACACTTTAACACCGCCGGTCCAAAACccactgcattttattgtggGGTTTACAAGTCCAAACTCAAGTCACG GGATTGCGCCACTGACCCCCTCAACGCTGGATGTGACAGAGGGAGAAAACGACACAGAATTCgaggaaaacacagcagagtccGATGTGGGACAAGAAACGGGACAGGAGGAGACATCTGACGCTGGAGTCTACAACCAGGAAAgatttcattattttccagATAGTGAAAGTGAATATGTTGACATGCAAGCTCTAAATCAGAGGGATATAGTCTCAGACAGTGATGGAATTGAAACAGTGGATTTCAACACCTCTGTGCTAATTGTCGAACAAGTGttcagaagatacatgtatgataTAGCATGTTTAAATCGCCGCATGATTGAGAATATATATAATCAACTTAGACAGAACGTTAGACGCAGGCATTCTGTCAATTCATATTCAGCTAACGCTAGACGTGCCACTCGTGAACAAAGAACACTGCCACAAAGAGTCCATCGCAGGTTGCAATTTGAAGACTAA